From one Bacteroides intestinalis DSM 17393 genomic stretch:
- a CDS encoding restriction endonuclease subunit S domain-containing protein, with translation MNVNHITYYSRCHLPHKNKPINDNLEQQAQAWLNELLDRYANSTTVLIHEIAEINPKRNLSKGTSAKCIEMANLPTTGSFPNGWIEKEYNGGMKFCNGDTLIARITPCLENGKDCFHQFP, from the coding sequence ATGAATGTAAATCATATTACATATTATAGCAGGTGTCATTTACCACATAAAAACAAGCCGATAAATGATAATTTAGAGCAGCAGGCACAGGCCTGGCTCAATGAACTACTTGACAGATATGCAAATAGTACAACTGTATTAATTCACGAAATTGCAGAAATTAACCCTAAGCGAAATTTAAGTAAAGGTACATCTGCAAAGTGCATTGAAATGGCAAATCTTCCAACTACAGGCAGTTTTCCTAATGGATGGATAGAAAAAGAATACAATGGTGGTATGAAGTTCTGTAATGGAGACACTTTGATAGCTCGGATTACTCCTTGCCTTGAAAATGGAAAAGACTGCTTTCATCAATTTCCTTGA
- a CDS encoding DUF3575 domain-containing protein — translation MKRNTFILPLFLLLSCLADLHSQTLALKSDLLTGALSSPNLSVEVKLSGRFTLEAGFHYNPFPAGGDKRWKHWFVQPELRYWMCQPFGGHFFGAHLMYGVYNVGGMKLPLGLFKGIRSSRYEGDFLGLGVSYGYHFILSPRWSIETSLGVGFLHSGYERYRCLHCGEQTGGGHKNFIAPTRASVSLVYLIN, via the coding sequence TTGAAAAGAAATACTTTCATATTGCCCCTGTTCCTGCTGCTGTCCTGTCTTGCAGACCTGCATTCCCAGACCCTTGCCTTGAAGAGCGACCTGCTGACGGGAGCGCTTTCCTCGCCCAACCTTTCCGTGGAGGTCAAACTCTCCGGGCGGTTTACGCTGGAAGCGGGTTTCCACTACAACCCTTTTCCGGCAGGTGGGGACAAACGCTGGAAACATTGGTTCGTACAGCCTGAGCTGCGTTACTGGATGTGCCAGCCCTTCGGCGGCCACTTCTTCGGCGCGCACCTGATGTACGGGGTATATAATGTAGGCGGCATGAAACTCCCGCTTGGACTCTTTAAGGGCATCCGCTCTTCAAGATACGAGGGTGACTTTCTGGGACTGGGCGTATCATACGGCTACCACTTCATCCTTTCACCCCGTTGGAGCATCGAGACAAGCCTCGGTGTCGGATTCCTGCATTCGGGCTATGAACGTTACCGCTGCCTGCATTGCGGCGAGCAGACCGGTGGCGGTCATAAAAACTTCATAGCTCCGACCCGTGCCTCGGTATCGCTGGTATACCTGATAAATTGA
- a CDS encoding restriction endonuclease subunit S domain-containing protein, giving the protein MEKTAFINFLDKNEIAYGSTEYIVISAKSNYSSSFFYFLARNHDFVDYAVKNMNGSSGRQRVSGDTISKYRIPVIPREKLESFTNHAEIALKTIKNNSLQNMRLSMTRDALLPKLMSGELKVNDLNS; this is encoded by the coding sequence ATGGAAAAGACTGCTTTCATCAATTTCCTTGATAAGAATGAAATCGCATATGGATCCACAGAGTATATAGTGATCTCAGCCAAAAGCAATTATTCTTCATCATTCTTCTATTTTTTAGCTCGTAATCATGATTTTGTAGACTATGCTGTTAAAAATATGAACGGAAGTAGTGGACGTCAAAGGGTTTCAGGAGATACAATCAGCAAATACAGAATTCCTGTCATTCCACGTGAAAAGCTTGAATCATTCACGAACCATGCTGAAATTGCATTAAAAACAATTAAAAACAATTCCCTTCAAAATATGCGATTATCAATGACTCGTGACGCATTATTACCAAAACTCATGTCTGGTGAATTAAAAGTTAATGATTTAAATAGCTAA
- a CDS encoding tyrosine-type recombinase/integrase, translated as MNMKTVYLNKFMSSVVAELEMNGQYGTAHVCGSVLRSVMAFGGEGLPVSGITPLWLKAYEGYLLHKGGKGLAWNTVSTYMRMLQAVYNRAVVRKLAAFIPHQFRDVFTGRKADHRRVLERDDMQKLLVERDPDITSPGMAWARACLELMFRFHGMPFVDLAHLRKSDLKDGYLTLRRRKTGMPLSARVDGRAMQLLERYRNRDDTSPYLLCFLDGNLEGMAAYRDYQRILRLLNSRLRVLALWKKVQGKVTSYSARHTWATVGRYCHIPIEVISEGLGHASVTTTEGYMKGFGNSRMDRANKVIMNYIFKG; from the coding sequence ATGAATATGAAAACAGTCTATTTAAACAAATTTATGAGTTCGGTGGTCGCTGAACTCGAAATGAACGGGCAGTACGGCACCGCCCATGTATGCGGCAGCGTGCTGCGGTCGGTGATGGCTTTCGGTGGCGAGGGGCTGCCCGTGTCCGGCATCACGCCCTTGTGGCTGAAGGCGTATGAGGGTTACCTGCTCCATAAGGGTGGGAAGGGTCTGGCGTGGAATACCGTCTCCACCTATATGCGTATGCTCCAGGCGGTTTATAACCGGGCTGTGGTCCGTAAACTGGCGGCTTTCATCCCCCACCAGTTCCGTGACGTGTTCACCGGGCGCAAGGCGGACCACCGTCGTGTGCTGGAACGGGACGATATGCAGAAGTTACTGGTGGAACGGGATCCTGACATCACTTCCCCCGGCATGGCATGGGCACGCGCGTGCCTGGAACTGATGTTCCGTTTCCACGGCATGCCCTTTGTGGATCTTGCCCACCTTCGGAAGTCCGATCTGAAGGACGGCTATCTGACCTTGCGCCGCCGGAAGACGGGCATGCCGCTTTCCGCACGTGTGGACGGCCGTGCCATGCAATTGCTGGAACGCTACCGGAACCGGGACGACACTTCACCCTACCTGCTTTGTTTTCTGGACGGGAACCTGGAGGGTATGGCCGCTTACCGGGATTACCAGCGGATATTGCGCCTGCTTAACAGCAGACTGCGTGTGCTTGCCCTGTGGAAGAAGGTACAAGGCAAAGTGACTTCGTACAGTGCGCGGCATACATGGGCTACGGTGGGCAGGTATTGCCACATTCCCATCGAGGTCATTTCCGAAGGGCTGGGACACGCTTCCGTAACCACCACCGAAGGGTATATGAAAGGGTTCGGAAATAGCCGGATGGACCGGGCGAATAAGGTTATAATGAATTACATATTTAAGGGATAG
- a CDS encoding restriction endonuclease subunit S, whose translation MEQWKQDRLIDILDTLIDYRGKTPNKVERGIPLITAKIVKNGRIETPTEFLPAEEYRDWMVRGYPQVGDVVLTTEAPLGEVAQLKDDKIALAQRIVCLRGKEDALDNTYLKYFLMSNIGQYRLKARETGTTVTGIKQSELKEVLIDYPNYELQQKIASILSSLDSKIELNRRINDNLEQQAQAWLNELLDRYANSTTVLIHEIAEINPKRNLSKGTSAKCIEMANLPTTGSFPNGWIEKEYNGGMKFCNGDTLIARITPCLENGKTAFINFLDKNEIAYGSTEYIVISAKSNYSSSFFYFLARNHDFVDYAVKNMNGSSGRQRVSGDTISKYRIPVIPREKLESFTNHAEIALKTIKNNSLQNMRLSMTRDALLPKLMSGELKVNDLNS comes from the coding sequence ATGGAACAATGGAAACAAGATAGACTTATAGATATTTTAGATACTTTGATTGATTATCGAGGCAAAACGCCCAATAAAGTTGAGCGTGGCATCCCTTTAATTACAGCTAAAATAGTCAAGAATGGAAGAATAGAAACCCCTACAGAATTTCTTCCAGCGGAAGAGTATAGAGATTGGATGGTCAGAGGGTATCCGCAGGTGGGAGATGTTGTCCTTACTACAGAAGCTCCATTAGGTGAAGTCGCACAATTAAAGGATGATAAAATAGCTTTAGCGCAAAGAATCGTCTGTTTACGAGGTAAAGAAGATGCTTTGGATAATACATATCTTAAATATTTCCTTATGTCAAATATCGGCCAATATAGACTAAAGGCGAGGGAAACAGGCACTACGGTAACGGGAATCAAGCAGTCTGAACTAAAAGAAGTTCTAATTGACTACCCTAATTATGAACTTCAACAGAAAATAGCTTCTATCCTTTCCTCCCTCGACTCTAAAATCGAGCTTAACCGCCGTATAAATGATAATTTAGAGCAGCAGGCACAGGCCTGGCTCAATGAACTACTTGACAGATATGCAAATAGTACAACTGTATTAATTCACGAAATTGCAGAAATTAACCCTAAGCGAAATTTAAGTAAAGGTACATCTGCAAAGTGCATTGAAATGGCAAATCTTCCAACTACAGGCAGTTTTCCTAATGGATGGATAGAAAAAGAATACAATGGTGGTATGAAGTTCTGTAATGGAGACACTTTGATAGCTCGGATTACTCCTTGCCTTGAAAATGGAAAGACTGCTTTCATCAATTTCCTTGATAAGAATGAAATCGCATATGGATCCACAGAGTATATAGTGATCTCAGCCAAAAGCAATTATTCTTCATCATTCTTCTATTTTTTAGCTCGTAATCATGATTTTGTAGACTATGCTGTTAAAAATATGAACGGAAGTAGTGGACGTCAAAGGGTTTCAGGAGATACAATCAGCAAATACAGAATTCCTGTCATTCCACGTGAAAAGCTTGAATCATTCACGAACCATGCTGAAATTGCATTAAAAACAATTAAAAACAATTCCCTTCAAAATATGCGATTATCAATGACTCGTGACGCATTATTACCAAAACTCATGTCTGGTGAATTAAAAGTTAATGATTTAAATAGCTAA
- the xerA gene encoding site-specific tyrosine recombinase/integron integrase yields MKEKLIQEISNAMTDVLSIEQMVQLNGVLLQIVSKYTIMKDGEKMHEDTATNDRLLEIFLSAKQVEGCTTPTIKYYSSTIKQLLKKMPKKVVDYSTEDIRAYLAVFQRKNKSSKVTIDNIRRIFSSFFAWLEEEDYIIKSPIRRIHKVKTGTQVKEILTDENIEHLRDNCIKIRDLAMIDLLASTGMRVGELVKLDREDINFNERECIVFGKGNKERIVYFNARAKIHLQQYLSTRKDRNKALFVSLAKPHNRLQISGVETRLRKIGRQAKIVRVHPHKFRRTLATMAIDKGMPVEQVQKLLGHVKIDTTMHYAMVSQNNVKLSHRKYIN; encoded by the coding sequence ATGAAAGAGAAATTAATTCAAGAGATCAGCAATGCAATGACAGATGTTTTAAGTATAGAACAAATGGTTCAATTAAATGGTGTTCTGCTTCAAATAGTAAGTAAATATACCATTATGAAAGATGGTGAAAAGATGCACGAAGACACTGCAACCAACGACCGACTACTTGAAATCTTTTTGTCTGCTAAACAAGTTGAAGGATGCACAACTCCCACAATTAAATATTACAGTTCTACAATTAAACAACTCTTAAAAAAGATGCCAAAAAAGGTAGTAGATTACTCTACAGAAGATATCCGCGCCTATTTAGCAGTATTTCAGCGCAAGAATAAGTCAAGTAAAGTAACAATTGACAATATTCGACGTATCTTCTCCTCATTTTTTGCTTGGCTTGAAGAAGAAGATTATATTATCAAAAGTCCGATTCGTAGAATTCATAAAGTAAAAACCGGTACACAAGTCAAGGAAATATTGACCGATGAGAATATTGAACACCTTCGTGACAATTGCATTAAAATCCGTGATCTCGCTATGATTGATCTTTTAGCATCTACCGGTATGCGTGTTGGTGAATTAGTAAAGTTAGACCGTGAAGATATCAACTTCAATGAACGCGAATGTATTGTTTTTGGCAAGGGAAATAAAGAGCGAATAGTGTATTTTAATGCACGAGCCAAAATACATTTACAACAGTACCTCAGTACCAGAAAAGACCGGAACAAGGCACTATTTGTTTCTTTAGCCAAACCACACAACCGTCTACAGATATCAGGAGTTGAAACTCGATTACGCAAAATTGGGCGTCAAGCCAAGATTGTCCGTGTACATCCACACAAATTTCGACGTACATTAGCTACAATGGCAATTGACAAAGGAATGCCAGTAGAACAAGTGCAAAAATTACTCGGACACGTAAAAATAGATACAACTATGCATTATGCAATGGTTAGCCAAAATAATGTAAAACTATCACATCGCAAATATATCAATTAA
- a CDS encoding DUF3868 domain-containing protein, with translation MKNLIRIPLTLALLFAICGFCPGQEFYRGELFVTGQHFSLTDGHLTVELSVDFENLQMPSDESLTVTPVLKSGESEQELPSVLINGAEKQKVYQRTQALSAGKRNGKARTSPIPAVVIRDDAAVSRAFTYKVSIPYEPWMEQAVLLLRSQECACHGRKGDIYEDKIADGLRLPKLRTSPWDAGTDAGFLSLVNFIRPAPDKDTLHCITGSIPYFDREEGREDGKQLGELSEEKQNFEIYYRLRDALREVRRETGTELAKVRVTGYGAPMGNLKKNETNALIRALKLKEYLRENRLSGKALLEVDWIPEDWDSITSLVRGSDMMLKDATLDLIDNVEISKGRERMLMSLADGKPYRYLSEKIFPAVMRVDYRIEYTRKPLGAAESLQLLRSGKQRALRLNEFFAVAGSYPAGSTEYNDVLDLAARLFPDSPEANINAAAVALTKRDTKRARQYLERFATLPMAYNNMGILCLLEGNRDKAEVYLTMAAAAGVEQAVKALEKLKAEN, from the coding sequence ATGAAAAACTTAATCCGTATTCCTCTGACATTGGCACTTCTGTTCGCCATATGTGGCTTCTGCCCCGGGCAGGAGTTCTACCGGGGAGAACTGTTTGTCACCGGACAGCATTTCTCGCTGACTGACGGACACCTGACTGTGGAACTTTCCGTAGACTTTGAGAACCTGCAGATGCCTTCTGACGAATCCCTGACCGTGACCCCCGTGCTTAAAAGCGGTGAATCCGAGCAGGAACTTCCCTCCGTCCTCATCAACGGTGCGGAGAAACAGAAAGTGTATCAGCGTACACAGGCATTGTCCGCGGGCAAACGTAACGGCAAGGCGCGTACTTCGCCCATCCCGGCGGTCGTAATCCGTGACGACGCTGCGGTCTCCCGCGCGTTTACCTATAAGGTTTCTATCCCTTACGAGCCGTGGATGGAACAGGCCGTCCTCCTGCTCCGCTCTCAGGAATGTGCCTGCCACGGGCGGAAAGGGGATATCTACGAGGATAAGATAGCGGACGGCCTCCGCCTGCCGAAGCTGAGGACCTCTCCGTGGGATGCGGGTACCGACGCCGGTTTCCTTTCATTGGTAAACTTCATCCGGCCCGCACCGGACAAGGACACGCTGCACTGCATCACAGGGTCTATCCCGTACTTTGACCGGGAGGAAGGCCGGGAGGACGGTAAGCAACTGGGCGAACTCTCCGAGGAAAAGCAGAACTTCGAGATTTACTACCGTCTTCGTGACGCCCTGCGTGAGGTACGCCGGGAGACGGGCACGGAACTGGCTAAAGTCCGTGTGACGGGCTATGGCGCGCCCATGGGTAACCTGAAGAAGAACGAGACCAACGCCCTGATACGTGCTCTTAAACTGAAGGAATACCTGCGTGAAAACCGTCTGTCGGGCAAAGCCCTGCTGGAAGTGGACTGGATTCCTGAAGACTGGGACTCGATCACCAGCCTGGTGAGGGGAAGCGATATGATGCTGAAAGATGCCACCCTCGACCTTATTGATAATGTGGAGATCTCCAAAGGCCGCGAACGTATGCTGATGTCTCTTGCCGACGGCAAGCCTTACAGGTATCTCTCGGAGAAGATATTCCCGGCGGTGATGCGTGTGGACTACCGGATAGAATACACGCGTAAGCCTCTGGGCGCTGCCGAAAGCCTCCAACTGCTGCGCAGTGGAAAGCAGCGCGCCCTGCGCCTGAACGAGTTCTTCGCCGTGGCGGGCAGCTATCCGGCAGGTTCCACCGAATATAATGACGTCCTTGACCTTGCTGCCCGACTTTTCCCGGACAGTCCGGAAGCCAACATCAATGCGGCGGCGGTGGCACTCACAAAACGTGATACGAAGCGTGCCCGCCAATACCTGGAACGTTTCGCTACTCTGCCGATGGCTTATAACAATATGGGCATTCTCTGCCTGCTCGAAGGTAACCGTGACAAAGCGGAGGTGTACCTCACGATGGCTGCCGCCGCCGGAGTGGAGCAGGCGGTTAAGGCGCTGGAGAAATTAAAAGCAGAGAATTAA
- a CDS encoding restriction endonuclease subunit S yields the protein MEEWKTYKIGNLCSISSSKRIFAKEYQSSGIPFFRGKEIIEKQKGESVSTELYISKSRYDEIKNKFGVPKEGDMLLTSVGTLGIPYIVKNETFYFKDGNLTWFTDFKEINSKFLYYWFLSPIAKNAINAKAIGSTQKALTIDALSKFEIDIPNIDTQNRIVSILSSLDSKIELNRRINDNLIKSVA from the coding sequence ATGGAAGAGTGGAAAACATATAAAATAGGAAATCTTTGCTCGATTTCATCAAGCAAAAGAATTTTTGCGAAAGAATATCAATCTTCTGGTATTCCTTTTTTTAGAGGGAAAGAAATTATTGAAAAACAGAAAGGAGAGAGCGTTTCTACCGAACTTTATATTTCAAAGTCAAGATATGATGAAATTAAAAACAAATTCGGAGTTCCCAAAGAAGGCGATATGCTATTAACCTCTGTCGGGACATTAGGTATTCCATACATTGTTAAAAATGAAACTTTTTACTTTAAAGATGGAAATCTGACATGGTTTACCGACTTTAAGGAAATCAATAGTAAATTCTTATACTATTGGTTTTTGTCTCCTATAGCCAAAAATGCAATTAATGCAAAAGCTATTGGCTCAACTCAAAAGGCGTTAACGATAGATGCTCTCAGTAAATTTGAAATAGACATTCCTAACATTGATACGCAAAATAGAATAGTTTCTATCCTGTCCTCTCTCGATTCCAAAATCGAGCTTAACCGCCGTATAAATGATAATTTAATCAAATCAGTAGCATAA
- the rhuM gene encoding RhuM family protein: MEENKIPEMQPQLELIKKYNQDGKEYWTSRDLCGAMGYTTYYRFTSVVKKAIAIAQAKGMDINDHFHLTVEMVKLGSGAYRNVENFHLSRMACLIIAENADSTKALVQQARIFFKNQTSLFELTSNNLSSNILFYKTSQGEVKIEVIFNNETFWMSQKRMAALFGVDVKTINYHLGQIYESGELQEEATIRKIQIVQQEGEREVERSPMFYNLDAIIAVGYRVNSYQATQFRIWATGVLKEFIVKGFAMDDERLKQGRHFGKDYFDDLLQRIREIRTSERRYYQKITDVYAECSADYDAKSEITKLFFKMVQNMMHWAVTHHTAAELIYNRADAEMPHMGLTTWKKAPDGRIQKSDTIVAKNYLSDKEVSQLERLSSAFLDFAELRAEQQLITTMYDWKNKLSNFLAISDYEVLKHSGTISNEEAQTKAFCEYEKFKLIQDREYLSDFDKELKRLKDKGLFND; encoded by the coding sequence ATGGAAGAGAATAAGATACCTGAAATGCAACCCCAACTTGAGCTAATAAAAAAGTACAATCAAGATGGAAAGGAATATTGGACTTCGCGTGATTTATGTGGAGCTATGGGTTATACGACCTATTACAGATTTACTTCTGTAGTAAAAAAAGCTATCGCGATTGCTCAAGCAAAAGGAATGGATATAAACGACCATTTTCACCTTACTGTAGAAATGGTTAAACTTGGTTCCGGAGCATACAGAAATGTAGAAAACTTCCATTTATCAAGAATGGCTTGTCTTATCATTGCCGAAAATGCAGACTCCACGAAAGCATTAGTACAACAAGCCCGCATCTTTTTCAAAAATCAGACAAGTTTATTTGAACTAACCTCCAATAATCTATCTTCCAATATCTTATTCTATAAAACAAGTCAGGGAGAAGTAAAAATAGAAGTGATATTCAATAATGAAACCTTCTGGATGTCTCAAAAGCGAATGGCTGCTCTTTTTGGCGTAGATGTAAAGACAATCAATTATCATTTAGGGCAAATATACGAGTCTGGAGAATTGCAAGAAGAAGCAACTATCCGAAAAATTCAGATAGTTCAGCAAGAAGGAGAAAGAGAAGTTGAACGTTCTCCTATGTTCTATAATCTTGATGCAATCATTGCTGTAGGGTACCGAGTAAATAGTTACCAAGCCACTCAATTCAGAATTTGGGCTACCGGAGTTCTAAAGGAATTTATCGTCAAAGGCTTTGCTATGGATGATGAACGCTTAAAACAAGGCCGCCATTTCGGAAAAGATTATTTCGATGATTTACTGCAACGTATCCGTGAAATCCGCACTTCCGAACGCAGGTATTACCAGAAAATAACAGATGTATATGCTGAATGTAGTGCAGATTACGATGCTAAATCAGAAATAACCAAACTGTTTTTCAAAATGGTACAAAATATGATGCATTGGGCAGTAACCCACCATACAGCAGCAGAATTAATCTACAATCGTGCTGATGCTGAAATGCCCCACATGGGGTTGACTACGTGGAAGAAAGCCCCTGATGGAAGAATACAAAAGTCAGATACAATAGTTGCCAAAAACTATCTGTCAGACAAAGAGGTATCACAGTTAGAACGTCTATCATCCGCTTTCCTTGATTTTGCAGAGTTAAGAGCAGAGCAACAACTCATCACGACCATGTATGATTGGAAAAACAAATTAAGCAATTTCCTGGCAATAAGCGACTATGAGGTTCTAAAACATTCCGGCACAATATCTAATGAGGAAGCACAAACGAAAGCTTTCTGTGAATATGAGAAATTTAAACTCATACAAGATCGTGAATATTTGTCAGATTTTGACAAAGAACTAAAACGTCTAAAAGATAAAGGACTTTTTAATGACTAA
- a CDS encoding fimbrial protein codes for MKTSNYLWAVLATATLSLSACGSDENENVNQPKEKTARLELTLVGTPADSRATGTLPTTDESQINRLTVAVFTGASGNPVNALREFTGDDIKAATSGTGKKITMLCEPGNGQTIYVVANASTGLFAGVTNLAGFKAKLMLLSETTKAAGAGAATDTQKANNLPMLGSATGKDFTAGTETEANIALSRLVARVSISSIKTAFDPVGRFKDATFKVTGVYLKNANSSVNADKTGSVLVHGGDGSTDTKKYLYETVSTHTANTELTTPYYFYTFPNVSNTPTKLIIKGMFDADGGGSSASVPRYYPIVINKKQANTTISGGAGTDKGSIALNTKYVLTAVIKGEGAPDDNTDIDPATLQLTVTVADWALTIRQDVTFE; via the coding sequence ATGAAAACGAGTAACTACTTATGGGCGGTGCTGGCAACGGCCACCCTTTCACTGTCCGCATGCGGCAGCGATGAAAACGAGAATGTAAACCAGCCGAAGGAAAAGACTGCAAGACTTGAACTGACCTTGGTGGGCACCCCTGCTGACAGCCGTGCTACGGGGACTTTGCCTACCACTGATGAATCCCAGATCAACCGCCTGACTGTGGCTGTATTCACCGGAGCGTCGGGCAACCCTGTCAATGCCCTGCGGGAATTCACGGGCGATGACATCAAGGCTGCAACAAGTGGTACCGGCAAGAAGATTACGATGCTTTGCGAACCCGGCAACGGACAGACCATTTATGTGGTGGCCAATGCCTCTACAGGACTTTTTGCGGGAGTGACCAACCTTGCCGGTTTCAAAGCCAAGCTGATGCTACTTTCGGAAACCACCAAGGCTGCTGGAGCCGGTGCGGCAACGGATACGCAAAAGGCCAACAACCTCCCGATGCTGGGAAGCGCCACCGGAAAGGATTTCACGGCGGGAACGGAAACCGAGGCGAACATAGCCCTGTCCCGTCTTGTGGCGAGAGTATCTATCAGCAGCATCAAGACGGCTTTCGATCCGGTGGGACGGTTCAAGGATGCGACGTTCAAGGTAACAGGTGTATATCTGAAGAATGCCAACAGTTCCGTCAATGCGGACAAGACGGGTAGTGTTCTCGTTCATGGAGGTGACGGGAGTACCGATACAAAAAAGTACCTGTACGAGACAGTTTCCACTCATACAGCCAATACGGAACTCACTACCCCTTACTACTTCTACACATTTCCGAATGTTTCAAATACACCGACCAAGCTCATCATTAAAGGCATGTTTGATGCGGATGGAGGTGGATCCAGTGCTTCCGTGCCCCGGTATTATCCCATTGTTATCAACAAGAAACAGGCTAACACCACTATTTCGGGAGGGGCAGGTACTGACAAGGGTAGTATCGCTCTCAACACTAAATACGTGCTTACCGCCGTCATTAAGGGTGAAGGCGCCCCCGACGATAACACGGATATAGACCCCGCCACCCTGCAACTCACGGTCACTGTCGCTGATTGGGCGCTCACCATCAGACAGG
- a CDS encoding class I SAM-dependent DNA methyltransferase — protein MAKTNTAEIGFEKDIWKAADLLRGNMDASEYKSVVLGLIFLKYISDRFEAKYQALIDEGDGFEEDKDEYTSENIFFVPQEARWSMIAKAAHAPEIGTVIDNAMRLIEKENTRLKGILPKNFARPELDKRRLGDVVDLFTNIQMREHGDTKDILGRAYEYCLSKFAEAEGKLAGEFYTPACIVRTLVEVLQPYSGRVYDPACGSGGMFVQSAKFIERHQGNINNISVFGQDSNPTTWKMAQMNLAIRGIEADLGKFNADTFFDDQHPTLKADYILANPPFNLSDWGVDKLQDDVRWKFGIPPAGNANFAWLQHMIHHLSPKGRIGMVLANGSLSSQSGGEGKIRENIIKADLIEGIVALPSQLFYTTGIPVSLWFLNRAKKQTGKILFVDARNMGTMVTRKLRELSDSEEGEKGDIQKIADTFHAFNEGTLDNEKGFCAIATLEDVAKQDYILTPGRYVGIAEVEDDGEPFQEKMERLTSELSDLFAQSHDLEEEIRKQLGSIGFTIK, from the coding sequence ATGGCTAAAACTAATACAGCAGAAATAGGATTTGAGAAAGATATTTGGAAAGCGGCTGATTTATTAAGAGGTAATATGGATGCTTCAGAATATAAATCTGTAGTCTTAGGGCTTATCTTCCTCAAATATATATCTGATAGATTTGAAGCAAAATATCAAGCGCTCATTGATGAGGGAGATGGTTTTGAAGAAGATAAAGATGAATACACTTCAGAAAATATATTCTTTGTACCCCAAGAGGCACGTTGGTCTATGATTGCAAAAGCGGCTCATGCACCTGAGATTGGCACTGTAATTGATAATGCAATGCGATTAATTGAAAAAGAAAACACTCGCCTAAAAGGCATTCTTCCTAAAAATTTCGCACGGCCAGAGTTAGACAAACGTCGTTTAGGAGACGTCGTTGATTTATTCACCAACATTCAAATGAGGGAACATGGAGACACAAAGGACATACTCGGACGCGCTTATGAATACTGTCTTTCTAAATTTGCCGAAGCAGAAGGAAAACTTGCAGGTGAGTTTTACACGCCAGCTTGCATTGTTCGCACTTTGGTAGAAGTTCTTCAACCTTATAGTGGACGTGTTTATGACCCTGCCTGTGGTTCTGGTGGCATGTTCGTTCAATCAGCAAAGTTTATTGAACGCCATCAAGGTAACATCAACAATATTTCTGTATTTGGTCAAGACAGCAATCCTACTACATGGAAAATGGCTCAGATGAATTTAGCCATCCGCGGTATAGAAGCAGACCTTGGCAAATTTAATGCCGATACTTTCTTTGATGACCAACACCCAACTCTAAAAGCTGATTATATTTTAGCAAATCCACCATTCAACTTAAGCGATTGGGGAGTAGATAAACTACAAGACGATGTACGTTGGAAATTTGGCATTCCGCCAGCAGGTAATGCTAACTTTGCATGGCTACAACACATGATACATCATCTCTCTCCCAAAGGACGTATAGGTATGGTGCTTGCTAATGGTTCTCTGTCTTCACAGAGTGGAGGTGAAGGAAAAATTCGTGAGAATATTATAAAAGCCGATCTCATAGAGGGCATTGTCGCATTACCTTCACAGCTTTTTTATACGACAGGAATTCCTGTTTCTTTATGGTTCTTAAATAGGGCTAAAAAACAAACAGGAAAAATCCTATTTGTAGATGCCCGTAACATGGGAACAATGGTTACGCGCAAACTTCGCGAACTTTCTGATTCAGAAGAAGGAGAAAAAGGGGATATTCAAAAAATAGCCGATACATTTCATGCCTTTAATGAGGGAACATTAGATAATGAGAAGGGGTTTTGTGCCATTGCCACACTTGAAGATGTAGCAAAACAGGATTATATCCTTACTCCGGGACGATATGTCGGAATTGCAGAAGTAGAAGATGACGGTGAACCTTTCCAAGAAAAAATGGAGCGACTCACCTCTGAGTTATCTGACTTGTTTGCCCAATCTCATGACTTGGAAGAAGAAATTCGAAAACAATTAGGCAGTATAGGATTTACAATTAAATAA